DNA from Onthophagus taurus isolate NC chromosome 2, IU_Otau_3.0, whole genome shotgun sequence:
ACTGTAACTTTGGCCGAATGGAGAGGTTGTTCGTGAAGTTGATGAAGGTACAAATGAGCATCACTAATCcataaattatcgattattctGTACGGCGATGTCTAAAACAAGGTTTAGATTTCTCCTCAGATGGATTCGTTTTGATAAAAAGCAACCCAATCTCAAAGGAGTACATGAGATAAATTAGCTTTGTTTTGTGGAAAATTGCAGGTCTCGCTGCTAATTCTGGTGAATCCTATATCGGATTCGCGCAAACTATACaagattttctaattttacgTTGTTTATATTTCATGTTTGGGCAGATGTAAAACTACCAACGAAAGGGGAAGCACCACGAATACCCAAGGTGCTTTAGATCCTACTGATGCTACCGCAGTTTCTCGTCCAAACACCATTTCAATTGTAACtcgaaaaaaatgatttctgaTCATAAGTGGATTGCTACTACGAACTTCAATTGCAGGCAAAATAGTTGGTTAGCGAAATTTTCTGCGTTAGTCTTTGGTTCTCAAATGTAGATTGtgttctttataaataatgtaaGATGCTAATCCGCTGATGTCgattatattataaaagaattctAGAGGTCAGCGTAACGTCCTTCTTTTGACAGTATACTCACCCAATCCATacctttagttttttttatagtaCTTGATTATCTCAGGTTTAGCTGCATCTATGATACCTTATTCTTTTTTGGCACGTACCAATGTACTGTTGTATCCCGAATATGTATAAGCAAAACTAGTCCAGTAAGATGGTCTTTCTTTAGCTCCATCTTATTGCTTagcagatttttttattactgtaCCAGTCAGTGCCATATGGAAAGAGTTCAAGACCTTTCCTAAttcgaaatttgaagaaattatCAGTTGTCACATTTCTTTCCGACCCCTTATAAGAATTTACTGAGTTTCCACATATCATCTCGATTCTGCTTATTGCCTCTGCCCAAAAAAACcgtcaaaatcaatttcttaaaaatattaggAATCCTTTGGATCAAATTATTGTTGTAAGCTTCACAAAGTCTATTAGCCTTCCGATTTCTTTCTCGTAATATAATGTCAGATATGTTTGGAGACTTTATTAACTTGACAAACGAGTTACTGACTATTAGAGGACATTTTGCCTTAAAATATTACAAGATCTTGTTTGGCTACTTGATGGTGGATTAGTATGCCACTCTGTTCCGTCCTTCGCTATCAAAATATCAGCAACACCTtgatatttatcttcaatactTTCGTCAGAATCGTATTTTGCTTCTTCCTCTCTTACCAGTTACTGATCACTGTCTTATTCTTCTGTGGTAGACATTTATGCTAATGGTAAATACATCTCGTCATCAAATGCAATATATGTTAGTGAGAgcaacaattaaataaagagAAATAGCTTTAAACGAGTTAAATCTTATCCTTCTATCATCAAACTTCTTACTTATGGGGTAACTTTGGCAACAGAAGCGTCCTATTTacaatttgtttgtttaaagtaTGCTTTCtgaaatctttttataaaaataacttatttaattttaaatctacaTGTATAATATCGTGAAGGTACAATTGTACTTTAGCCGCCTTTTAACGCTGTAAAATTGTGACGTCCAACGAATCATAAACATATTCCATTCATCTAAGGTCAAcgacattaattttatttaaatagataaaactataaacaatatttagataaactaaatttatctaatttttactttttctaatttattaatttcttttaaagcaATGGGAATAATTCCTGGTCCATTTGATTGTTCGATGGTAACGAGaagtttaaaaactttatctCTACGCATGCAAAAGCATCGTTCTAACGCAGTTGCAGTAGCCAACTTTTTAAGCACGCACCCGAAAGTATTAAAAGTTATTCATCCAGCTTTACCGTCGCATCCACAACATGAATTGGCTAAAAGACAAACTTCTGGTCATTCAGGCGTCTTCAGTTTTTATATTGACGGCGATTTAAAAGCTTCTGAAACTTTCCTTAAAAGTATTAAGGTATTTACGCTTGCTGAAAGTTTGGGTGGATATGAAAGCTTGGCGGAATTACCGTAagttattaatgttaaaaattgtttggggtaaataattttatggcATTCTTTTTCAGGGCGATTATGACGCATGCTTCAATTCCTGCTGACGTACGTAAAGAATTGGGAATTACCGATAATTTTATTAGGATATCAGTGGGTTTGGAGGATCCTGAAGATCTGATTGGCGATTTAAAGAATGCTTTAGAAGctatttaatttgtatttatgatttatttttttacattttaattatttctttctgGTATAAAGCGATCGagattaatttcttataaatattttatatatacattttatttttttaattgaaacactcaaaaaataaatacaaaacacaccaattaatattgattaataaattgataaatcgatttaaataaataaaatatattttatttaatcaagTCTTTCTTTCACCCTTAAATTATACtcttatttcataaatttgaaaattaacctTATCAATAAacgtaataaattataaaaatatttatgtataaattcaAAACAGAGTGataattatttcttctttttgtgttCTTGGGAGATATTACACCCTATTACACAATATGTTTGATAAGCCTTGCTGTACAGCATCACAGGTCATCTTATTAATGTTGGTACATTTGGCCAAATGCATTTTGATACTAgaaatgaactaaaaagaaacattaatattaataagtcTTAAACGCCATAGAAACgatacaattaataaattaaaattatcactcttatcttatttttcaacaaattgatgctaattaaattattataaacagttTCAGTAAATTGAGAAGAACCGTGTTgctaatgaaaattaattaaaaatgataaatttttaaatcaataattattgttaattataagAAATGAATACTCATGtatctaataataaaacactttatgtaataaaatttgcatcATATCACGTTATTTTCGAGTTATGATCAGAATAATTAAGCAAGGACCTTTCCCAGCgttatttttaacgatttcgcgttgttagtttaattttatcattattgGTAACAGCAtttcagataaaattaaacaatatcgtttaaaaacattttgaaatatgCTGacgtattaaaaattattgcaaactTGAATACGAAGCTAAAGAATATTGgctcaaattattttgcaatCTGGACAGTTACCAGAAAGGCTTTTAcgtttatttcttaataaagtCCAACAAATCGCCAGGTTTACAGATTTTGTTATGCACAGCCGTAGTTTTTAAACGCTGCAACCTGCTTCAAAAGTTTCAAACTTTGCAGATTCGGCTTGTCAAATATATCGCATAAATAAGCTTGTTTTTAGCAAatcttatcgaaaaatgtGGCTGTGATAACTAGTGGTGTAGCAGGGCAATATATGCAAAATCCGTGCATAGTGTATTGAAAAATCTAGTATAATATTCAATTATGAGCTAAATTGATGGTAATCCTTCTTAGGTTTTGCATATAGTGTCGAATCACGTAGCTTTTACATCACTAAAGGACTCAAGCAGGGATGCTGCCTATCCACATCCTTGTTCAAAATATATCTAGAGCAAAAACTAACATAGTGGAAAAGAAAAGGTAAATGCACTATGTTTAGCTGATGACCAAGTAATAAGGAGGTCATAGAGGAATACAGTGAATGGGGCCTGGACACtgatatacaaaaaatagcgTATATGTACGTGGAAGGACAGCAGTAGAAGCTTGACTTAAACGATGGGAAGTGCATAAAATATATCAGCAAgtatacttttttttctatcttatGCATAGCACAATTGTAACacctagtaaatacatactaattagttacttatttttaacaccaaattaaacTAGATAATGTTTTGCAACTTTTCCCAGTGGTCCAGTCTACTTATGCTGTAAAAAGCGCAGCATAAGAAGACCACCCAGGAGATGGGttgatgatataaaaaaaaagctgGGAAGAAGCTAAACGAGACATATGTTCAGAAGTGGATGACTAAATGCTgggaaagaagaagaagaaatcgcACAAGGTTTGTGGTGTACACaaacaaaagatttttaagggCTGGATTTGTGGAGCGCTTTAAAATGCATATGtctaaagattaaaaaaaaatgagaggAGAGCACAACATAATAACAGATGATATTAATGTCTTGATCACAAACCAGTATCTAACCAAGACATACATTAAAAGATAACGGACAAAACGCTTGGCGGATGACAGTAGGGTGACAAAGGCAAAGAAAAATCGCATATAGCATAAAAGACTGATGATAAATAACTAAACTAATTATAAAGTGTGAATGAAAGCATACGCCGATTTCAATATATCTGCGCAGATTTTTCTCCTTAAGGTGCATTCTTCAAagaacataaaattaatacctCAAGAACgatgaaaagaatttttattagttattcGATGCAACTAGTTTCGTAAAGATATTTCACTTCCGTCAAAGAGGTTTTTGACGAAGATCAATCATATTAAGCATGTAGAGGGATTCAGTGCACAGACGAGAGAAACGAAGACTTCTTCACTTGACGTTGTGAGGAATTGAAATGTTTTTGCCAAATTAGTTGCACCAatataactaataaaaaattctttaaataaaaaaccttAAATCAAGAATAGCTATGTCTTCATAGAAGATTGGCTACAACTTTGGCAAATCGTTCTCGACACATCTCGGCAATCTCCGTGTACCAATGGTTGCATACTGTTCTAGCGACTGTAAAATGATTCACTTCTCCAACAGCGTATTCCTATCTACGTGAGAATGCAAATGCTGTTATCAGAGACAACTTTGGGTTGGGATCGCTCTGGGCTCCATTTCTTTCTGTCTGTCAGGAAGTTTCTTTGATGTGGGTTTTTGCTTCTTTTGCCCAATTCGCCCATTCTATCGACATGATGTTTCCCGCGCCTTCCTGCGCTCGCATGACCTTGGCATACAACTCTCTCATCTGTAGTAGAGTCACAGCATGGTCATAGGACACAGATACCTTACTAACTAATTTAGTgattaaaatatgtattagGTTTGCTCCAACcacaattttaattgttaattgaTAACCAGAAGCAAACAGTTGAAAAATACTGTTCCAACGAAAGACTTAACTGATTCCTAACGTTTAATTAAGTGTTCTAACAACAATCAAATTCATTCACTGGTATAACATAACATATTTCTTAAAGAGATAACAAGTCTATTTAgacattttagttttttaaaacacaaaatttgttttaacacTGTTGATGCGCAAGAGAAAGTCATGCATTTTCTATAGGTACATAAAAACACTTGAATAAATATTCTCTTACCTTATCCAAATAAGTAATTGAAGTATCATGAAAataaggttttaaaaaatccacCCGACTCGATCCATTTCCAAAAGAATCCGAATTAAACACCGCCCAAGCATAATTCAACATCTCCTCAACATCCAACCTTTCATAATCAATATCCACTTTTAATTTGTAAGGGACGAATTGatcatcaaaattttctttctttccaACAATCATGCATCGAAACGGTGATGCTATAAGAGCTCCATGAGAACTAAAAGGCGACATAATAACACCAACGCATGGTTTATCTTCACCAAAACATTGCTGTATGGAAAATTGGGTATCAATATCCTGTTGAGATGGCTCTGGGGCGAAAGTGGGATGCGAATGGAACCAGCCTAACACATCCATGTGATCGCGATGGATATTTTCGGCGGCTTTCGCTTGAGAAACTGGACACATATCACAATGGGTAGATGAAGAAGGTGCTAAATTTTTGCATGGTTCGTAAcgaaggatttttaaagtttttttggtAGGGTTCCAACGACCTCCAACTAATCCCATTATTTCCGAAAGCGATGAATGGGAATGTAAGTccattaaaattaagttggaTAATGTTATTGTTACTTGGTATTCTTGCtaaatggatttaaaaaaatgttagaattGTTTTGTGTGGATTTTAATTTGGAAGTTACCGGATTATTTTCCGTAAATGGTCGACAATAAATTAAGCGAATAATAGGTTTTTTAATGTAGTGTTTCTTTTGGATAGGATCTTCATTGACGACCGTTGTGTTTATTACTTCTCCTTTATCATCATGTTGTAAAGTATATCCACCTTCACCATCCTAAAtagaaatcaataaaaattatgacagaaagaaattaaaacttacattaacaaatttctttttattcctatttcgataataattatctaatttttggggcacaacaaaattattttcaacttCCCGATTTGTATCTTTTGGAAGATTCACAGCTGTTAAAACCATCTCATATAATGGTCTAACATAACTTGTTTGAGCTACAAAAATAAACcatcaatttaattatttttaattttttttttttattcttacgacatttaaaattaatagctCCAATTTGTTCCAAAAACTGATGAACCCTACTTATACAATTCACATCTCCACATTGTTTTAAACCTTGCCTAATTGAAGTTTTTGTTACATAACAGGGTTTTGAAGTTTTCCAAACGTTTAATATGTGGTTTCTAATCTAAATCAAAAagtattgttataaattaaaaagtaatatttatttttttagtactttaagatatcttgaagGTGTTTTTGTTGATCttccttcaaaaaattcaaaatgtatAAATCTCTCTAAATTAGTAATTGTTGAttcatcaataaaaaattcggATGAAGGAAATTCCATTTTCATTAATGCATTAACATCATCTTCATTTAGAGTACTTAAATCaggaattctttttttaatattttcttctttgtttGCATCAAATTCGACATCTTTTTTTGGTTCTTGTCTCTCTATGGGAAaacttaattctttttctttctttttaacttgctctatttcttctttcttttcatCCTCTTCGCTATCTTCCACGTCTATTTCAATATCCGAATCGGATTCATTcccttcttttttaattttaatctaaaattattattaattattttcgagTACAAATTAATAGTATTCGACCGAAATTTTTTGGAAGATGAGGCGCTATTcacaaatataatttaaaaagtgaaaaatattttagaacgTCGTTAAACCAAACACGTATGACAAAGTAAAGATCAAGGACATGAATTTGGTTGATAAATGTGCACTAGAGATATATGGTCAAATCCAAGTAAAACCTACTCTTTATTAAGCTTTACAGGACATTTTATTATAGGTTCACAAAGATTGAAAGTGATATTGGGCGCAACAATATTAAATCAGGACCATACCGGCGCTTATATTGAACAAAAAGTAACTGAAATGGTGAACGACTGAAATATTAGCAAGAATCTGTTCCTAATTATACGTGATAATGCAGCCAATATGGTATGTGCTATGAGAACGCAATATCAATCCCTAGGCTGTGTGGCGCATACTCTACAATTAGtcataaaagatattttgtttgaaaatgaGCGGAACaaaattttagtataaaacTGTGTTTAGTGCAACATTGTTTGCTACAAGACATAGAAATCAGATGGAATAGCACTCACTTAATGCTGTAGCGACTTGTAGAGCAAAGAGCAATAAATCTCTATGCTGGACATATCCTCTGATAGTGccttataaattaaagcacTGTACTAAACAATAAACTACAACTTCAAgacgaaaacgaaaatgaaGACATTACtgaagtaaaaaagaaaactatatgaatttttaaatgaacgaTTTGATTATGCGAAAGgaaattcttttcttataACATCTACGTTACTCGACCCAAGatttaaatccaaatatgtaccTGATTTCTGCAGATGTAGATATTGCCATGACCGAAATGAGAAACTTTTTAAACCacataaaggaaaaagttaaaagaaaagGAAGGCAGTTTATGGGAAACTCATGactagggcacggaacttttgtaacaatacgatttcccccctccactcgttctcagcagaaaatttcatacaaaagttctaaattaaattctaaaacgattttctcaataaaaaatatataaaaatatatatataaacattttttttaggctatgttcttaattattgatcaaatcaaaaatttgtattaacaatatttgtttagaattacttcacgaacagtgtttgttaatacaattttttgctaacttgaaattttaatttccctctgaataatatgctaacaaaattaattatctcaacaattattgtttttattaaaaaatgttttaaataaaatttgtttcaatttcgattttgaatcaattatcttaataaaaaatttttacttctctattaattaagcatctaagtataattatgtataaaaacggaaaaattattatttcgagGTTATccccttaattattgattaaataaaaaaaaaatgttgacaaagtttgtttagaattgtttcaggaacaatttttgttaacacaatttttttctaacttgaaattttaatttcccactgaacagtatgctacaaaaattaatatttttgaggttatatccttattgttgatttaatcaaaaaatgttgttaacaaaatttgtttagaattacttcaggaacagtgtttgttaatacaattttttgctaacttgaaattttaatttccctctgaatagtatgctatcaaaattaattatctcaacaattattgtttttattaaaaaatgttttaaataaaatttgtttcaatttcgtttctgaatcaattatcttaataaaaaatttttacatctctattaattaagcatctaacaataagtataatcaagattttctgagaacgagtggaggggggaaatcgtatcgttttgttacaaaagttccgtgccctgcTCATGACAAAACACCTGCTCACGACATTCACGATGCAAAAATCGAAACAGAATATTGTAAAAATACAGTGCTATCACCAGAAGATATACTGGAGAAAACCTTTAAATGCTATCTTTTTGAACCAAGACATCAGCGGAATGCCGTTATATACTCATATTGGGATTCCCCGTACATAATCTTGCGAAAAAGtgcattaaaatatttctcttCGCCGCCTACCGGTGCCTAGTGCAGATCGGCGATGTAATCTACATGGCAAAAATGCAGAAAAATTGCTATTTTTAGCATACAACATAAGGTTGTTTAATCATGAATATtgaatcaatatttttttttgctggagtacctattttttatattagtagagtattatttattttaaattatttgtttctaTCTTGTTATTTTCTACATTtatagacatatttttgaaaatgttgatcTTTAGGTACTATGGTCAGAAATCTTCATAATTTAATAGTGCttagtaaaagttattagttttgcaaaaaaaaattagtttgattgagttaaggttgaaaaaatttgtttattaagtttgacacaagatttctaaaaaaaggagTAGTAAAACATCTttggcaagttattttaaaagatggcctgtttagtcaagattCCAGAATGGTGTTacacttgccatttttcttttcaaaaaaaattttattgcctgtttttctACAAAGAAAacgcgttatttaaaaaatttatactttgttctttgtatttcctccaaaataattcaatatctacagagaaatgtggtttcaacaagatggttgccctTAAATccctatgatttttttattaggattgcataaaagaaacagtgtattaaaaaccgattGAAAATCTTGACGAACTGCGCCATAATATTTATACAGCAGCAGAAGAAATAAacgtaattcgcgtttttatgctttttttttaacaaaaataaaataaattttgacgatgtagggaaataggtatgtagcagttggtaacaacgtaaaacttgaaaataaaaatttgaattgacaattagaaattgtcaaaacacaaaatgtattcacctgaaagaaatttttgatatacacCACccaaataagagaaattgctcagagttcaatgtctTCATCACTGTgaaccttgtattcgatgctaagaacgtgtttaaacgtccacagacaaaaattgtcacattgacaactagaaaaattaatgacccaatgttaccaacttgaactggttgcataaaatgtaaaatgtaGATTTCTTGCTCTTTTTTGCTCTACAAGTCGCTGTAGCATTAAATAGGTGCTATTCCACCTGATTTCTATGTTTATCTTGATGAGAACTATAAATGGGTAAAATATCcgaacacaatttttaaacacccgGTATAGTAACAtaaggaatacattattaaaaaaaacactattaaattgcgaacatttctgaccgtatttgacgatttttaacattttcaaaaatatgtctattaccactCAACTAAGAGACCACCATTTCAGATATGAAAAATTACTCattgtcttaataaaaaatctgaAATAACTGGTTGCCATGATAacgcatggctactgctatttttctacctcaaataaatggaaaatcatgaaactttaaggcaatttttctcgaaaatttacTTATGtaactaatattaattttggctATATCAAATTCAGAAAAACATCCTCTATCATAttccataataaaaattggggattgctatttgaaaaaaatagcgatgacgtcataacaagtttaaaaatgtcgggaaaaatttaaatccttAGACCCCTCTCATCGTCAGCGATTTTTctataaatcgtttttaattgttttaacgaatttatccgttatTTTTGGGAAGCACTGTatatacactgtgttaattaattatcctaCCCAAtatcatcattgcaagtatgcaaccaatatcacagtatactcgatttgcgtattgcaataccaatactgtgatattggttgcatactattaaagaaaagtttcGGCCGAAACTACGACCGCGACCGAATTTCGGTACAAAATTGAGTTTAAGTCGGACACTACAAATTAACTTACAACTTCCTCTCCATTACAAACAGGTACCGATAATCCATTTCCAGTAACAATTTCTATATCACTTATAGAAGCCTCAGATGTTAAACTGTTTTCTGTATCAGATCTGGTAGATTTCCTACTAgtcctaattttttttaccccAACAGCAACATTTTTAGGTACTATTACTTTTGTcttgaatttgaatttaacctttttatcatttttttcttttttacttcgatctgattttgttttatttttttctttcagactattattgttaggaataatgtaatttttttttaaaagtgaatgTCCACTGGGAAtatctttataatttatatttaatttcgaGTATTTTTTCTTAGGTTTTGTGATTTTAACGGTAGGATTTGCTGTACTTACAGCTGCAATAACTTCCTCTATACTAGCAGGTAtctaaaagatttaaaataaaagtttggttcaaactaaaaatttgttttacctcattttctgttaaaacttctttattttctacAATTTCCATATCATTTCCATTGTCTATAATGCTTTCTTCAAGACATTCTAATATAATCTCATCCTTTAATCCAGTTGATTCCAAAtaaaaacgtttcaaataacttTTGACTTCCCCAGGACTTTTTGAACCAATAAACTGAGATAACCTCACATggctttttccaaaaatttcaatCCCCCTCTTTAATAAATCCTTCTCTTTTTCCGTCCATCCACTTTTATCAATAACTgaattttcaataacaatttgTTGTGCATCGGATTTTACAGGTAAATCAACATCTTCCAAGCTGGTATTCATCAAATTCGAAGACTCACTATTATTATACCAACAAGCTGGGTTTGTGCTTGGTTTATCCAGTAACCATTGAGGATGAATTGTGTAATCGCACTTTAATAACTCCGTATTTTGCGACACCAAAAGATCATCGCATTTAAGTAATTCATCCGAGTTATTAGTTGCATTGTTGAATCTTTAAGAAAGTTAaactattaattattttttctttagattTGAATTTACTTACATAGAGTCATTGTTGGACATAA
Protein-coding regions in this window:
- the LOC111413840 gene encoding deubiquitinase MYSM1-like, producing MAEEDEIDILGDCSLDSFMSNNDSIFNNATNNSDELLKCDDLLVSQNTELLKCDYTIHPQWLLDKPSTNPACWYNNSESSNLMNTSLEDVDLPVKSDAQQIVIENSVIDKSGWTEKEKDLLKRGIEIFGKSHVRLSQFIGSKSPGEVKSYLKRFYLESTGLKDEIILECLEESIIDNGNDMEIVENKEVLTENEIPASIEEVIAAVSTANPTVKITKPKKKYSKLNINYKDIPSGHSLLKKNYIIPNNNSLKEKNKTKSDRSKKEKNDKKVKFKFKTKVIVPKNVAVGVKKIRTSRKSTRSDTENSLTSEASISDIEIVTGNGLSVPVCNGEEVIKIKKEGNESDSDIEIDVEDSEEDEKKEEIEQVKKKEKELSFPIERQEPKKDVEFDANKEENIKKRIPDLSTLNEDDVNALMKMEFPSSEFFIDESTITNLERFIHFEFFEGRSTKTPSRYLKIRNHILNVWKTSKPCYVTKTSIRQGLKQCGDVNCISRVHQFLEQIGAINFKCPQTSYVRPLYEMVLTAVNLPKDTNREVENNFVVPQKLDNYYRNRNKKKFVNDGEGGYTLQHDDKGEVINTTVVNEDPIQKKHYIKKPIIRLIYCRPFTENNPQEYQVTITLSNLILMDLHSHSSLSEIMGLVGGRWNPTKKTLKILRYEPCKNLAPSSSTHCDMCPVSQAKAAENIHRDHMDVLGWFHSHPTFAPEPSQQDIDTQFSIQQCFGEDKPCVGVIMSPFSSHGALIASPFRCMIVGKKENFDDQFVPYKLKVDIDYERLDVEEMLNYAWAVFNSDSFGNGSSRVDFLKPYFHDTSITYLDKFISSIKMHLAKCTNINKMTCDAVQQGLSNILCNRV